In one window of Pseudomonas benzenivorans DNA:
- a CDS encoding sensor histidine kinase, with amino-acid sequence MQCPPACLGAMPPALTVKPRLTRHLLLPLLLLALVLACGYAGYRISEGVGIRALAENGERQLELNARAVESEITKYTYLPSLLELNDDVRRLLQTPSNYRRQRVNDYLEGLNQRSGSLATYVLDTEGRVLATSNWREPSSFLGEDLAFRAYFQDAMAGRPGRFYGIGSTTGEPGYYLAHGLKQGERIIGVAVVKVRLDALEQRWQRARLEAYVSDENGIIILASDPARRLKAVYPLGPNTRERLARSLQYHWVALEELQPLARQSLGEGIEQVSFAAAGPDQAAEAVNYLQQSRALDDTPWHLTLLTPLRDQRRTAIGHALLAGVACALLIFLGLALNQRRKVIATRLAAREALEQANSQLERRIADRTRSLRASNERLKAEIGERRQTEAHLRKTQDELVQAGKLAVIGQMSTSIAHELNQPLAALRTLSGNTVRFLQRGALDVAGSNLQTIAELVDRMGKITASLRAFARRSDDHGQADLDKAVEAALMLLHPRLQRTPLIVERDYGPEPGQEPLRLAIDQTRLEQILVNLIGNALDAMARQRDRRLWLSGALVGARYQLEVRDNGPGIDPALRGHLFEPFFTTKPGEQGLGLGLTLSASLAAAAGGSLGVRHPDEGGTAFILSLASFTGAPLEQQPHG; translated from the coding sequence ATGCAATGCCCTCCCGCCTGCCTTGGCGCCATGCCGCCCGCCCTGACCGTGAAGCCGCGTCTGACCCGCCATCTGCTGTTGCCGCTCCTGCTGCTGGCCCTGGTGCTCGCCTGTGGCTACGCCGGCTACCGCATCAGCGAGGGGGTGGGCATCCGCGCCCTGGCCGAGAACGGCGAGCGCCAGCTGGAGCTCAACGCCCGGGCGGTGGAAAGCGAGATCACCAAGTACACCTACCTGCCCAGCCTGCTGGAGCTCAACGACGACGTCCGTCGCCTGCTGCAGACCCCCAGTAATTACCGCCGCCAGCGGGTCAACGACTACCTCGAGGGGCTCAACCAGCGCAGCGGCAGCCTGGCCACCTACGTGCTGGACACCGAGGGCCGGGTGCTGGCCACCAGCAACTGGCGCGAACCGAGCAGCTTCCTCGGCGAGGACCTGGCGTTCCGCGCCTATTTCCAGGACGCCATGGCCGGCCGCCCGGGCCGCTTCTACGGCATCGGCAGCACCACCGGAGAACCCGGCTACTACCTGGCCCACGGCCTCAAGCAGGGCGAGAGGATCATCGGCGTGGCGGTGGTCAAGGTGCGCCTGGATGCCCTCGAACAGCGCTGGCAGCGCGCCCGCCTGGAGGCCTACGTCAGCGACGAGAACGGCATCATCATCCTCGCAAGCGACCCGGCGCGCCGGCTCAAGGCCGTCTACCCCCTGGGCCCGAACACCCGCGAGCGCCTGGCGCGCAGCCTGCAGTACCACTGGGTGGCCCTGGAGGAGTTGCAGCCCCTGGCGCGCCAGAGCCTGGGCGAGGGCATCGAGCAGGTCAGCTTCGCCGCCGCCGGTCCCGACCAGGCCGCCGAGGCGGTCAACTACCTGCAGCAGAGCCGCGCCCTGGACGACACCCCCTGGCACCTGACCCTGCTCACCCCGCTGCGCGACCAGCGCCGCACGGCCATCGGCCACGCCCTGCTGGCGGGCGTGGCCTGCGCCCTGCTGATCTTCCTCGGCCTGGCGCTGAACCAGCGGCGCAAGGTGATCGCCACCCGCCTGGCCGCCCGCGAGGCCCTGGAGCAGGCCAACAGCCAGCTGGAACGACGCATCGCCGACCGCACCCGCTCCCTGCGCGCCAGCAACGAGCGGCTCAAGGCCGAGATCGGCGAGCGCCGGCAGACCGAGGCCCACCTGCGCAAGACCCAGGACGAACTGGTCCAGGCCGGCAAGCTGGCGGTGATCGGGCAGATGTCCACCAGCATCGCCCACGAACTCAACCAGCCGCTGGCGGCCCTGCGCACCCTGTCCGGCAACACCGTGCGCTTCCTCCAGCGCGGCGCCCTGGACGTGGCCGGCAGCAACCTGCAGACCATCGCCGAGCTGGTCGACCGCATGGGCAAGATCACCGCCAGCCTGCGCGCCTTCGCCCGCCGCTCGGACGACCACGGCCAGGCCGACCTGGACAAGGCGGTGGAGGCGGCGCTGATGCTGTTGCACCCGCGCCTGCAGCGCACGCCCCTGATCGTCGAACGCGACTATGGCCCGGAGCCGGGCCAGGAGCCGCTGCGTCTGGCCATCGACCAGACCCGCCTGGAACAGATCCTGGTCAACCTGATCGGCAACGCCCTGGACGCCATGGCCCGGCAGCGCGACCGGCGCCTGTGGCTCAGCGGCGCCCTGGTCGGCGCCCGCTACCAGCTGGAAGTGCGCGACAACGGCCCGGGCATCGACCCGGCGCTGCGCGGCCACCTGTTCGAACCCTTCTTCACCACCAAGCCGGGCGAGCAGGGCCTGGGCCTGGGCCTGACCCTGTCGGCCAGCCTGGCCGCCGCCGCCGGCGGCAGCCTCGGCGTGCGCCACCCGGACGAAGGCGGCACGGCCTTTATCCTCAGCCTGGCCTCGTTCACCGGTGCCCCACTGGAGCAGCAACCCCATGGCTGA
- a CDS encoding AraC family transcriptional regulator, producing the protein MLHAHLTTLHVVALILELLAERPEQAETLLAGSGIRPAELASGERRITRTQELQVCANALERRADLGLALGRRLHVSSYGLLGYAALSAATFGDAWRLLLQYPALLGTYFKLELSVEGELAWVGAADYRHDAALERFNVEMCLASLRLVCDELLGRSLPLAAAQFQHARPDYVARYAASFPCPLQFDAPRNAFAFPVEWLQRRLPLADPVTHQDMLERCRKQNVEFTTRQQWLQRVREALASQLAEPPGLEQLAQQMHCSPRTLRRHLQELGTHYQELLDELRFERAKALLGQEDWPICRIAEALGFSESASFRHAFQRWSGVAPSRFRA; encoded by the coding sequence ATGCTGCATGCCCACCTGACCACCCTGCACGTGGTTGCCCTGATCCTCGAGCTGCTCGCCGAACGGCCCGAGCAGGCCGAGACCCTGCTGGCCGGCAGCGGCATCCGCCCCGCCGAGCTGGCCAGCGGCGAGCGGCGCATCACCCGCACCCAGGAGTTGCAGGTGTGTGCCAATGCCCTGGAGCGGCGCGCCGACCTCGGCCTGGCGCTGGGCCGGCGCCTGCATGTGTCGTCCTACGGCCTGCTCGGTTACGCCGCGCTGTCGGCTGCCACCTTCGGTGACGCCTGGCGCCTGCTGCTGCAGTACCCGGCGCTGCTGGGCACCTATTTCAAGCTGGAACTGAGCGTCGAGGGCGAACTGGCCTGGGTCGGCGCCGCCGACTACCGCCATGACGCGGCGCTGGAGCGCTTCAACGTGGAGATGTGCCTCGCCTCGCTCAGGCTAGTCTGCGACGAGCTGCTCGGTCGCTCGCTGCCCCTGGCCGCGGCACAGTTCCAGCACGCCAGGCCCGACTACGTCGCGCGCTACGCGGCCAGCTTTCCCTGCCCGCTGCAGTTCGACGCCCCTCGCAATGCCTTCGCCTTCCCCGTCGAATGGCTGCAGCGGCGCCTGCCGCTGGCCGACCCGGTGACCCACCAGGACATGCTCGAACGCTGCCGCAAGCAGAACGTCGAGTTCACCACGCGCCAGCAATGGCTGCAGCGGGTGCGCGAGGCTCTGGCCAGCCAACTGGCCGAGCCGCCGGGCCTGGAGCAGTTGGCGCAGCAGATGCACTGCTCGCCGCGCACCCTGCGCCGCCACCTGCAGGAGCTCGGCACCCACTATCAGGAACTGCTCGACGAGCTGCGCTTCGAGCGCGCCAAGGCCCTGCTCGGCCAGGAGGACTGGCCGATCTGCCGGATCGCCGAGGCGCTGGGCTTCAGCGAGAGCGCCAGCTTCCGCCATGCCTTCCAGCGCTGGAGCGGAGTCGCGCCGAGCCGTTTTCGTGCGTAA
- a CDS encoding amino acid ABC transporter permease — MMDFSAIIPALPGLADGMWMTLKLMALGVLGGVLLGTLLALLRLSPNRLLANFAATYVNYFRSIPLLLVITWFYFAVPFILRWITGEDTPVGAFSSCLVAFIMFEAAYFCEIVRAGIQAIPKGQMGAASALGMTYAQSMRLIILPQAFRKMTPLLLQQSIILFQDTSLVYTVGLMDFLNAARSRGDIIGQAHEFLIFAGLVYFIVSFSASLLVKHLQKRLAV; from the coding sequence GTGATGGACTTTTCCGCGATCATCCCGGCCCTGCCGGGCCTGGCCGACGGCATGTGGATGACCCTCAAGCTGATGGCCTTGGGCGTGCTCGGCGGCGTGCTGCTGGGCACCCTGCTGGCGCTGCTGCGGCTGTCGCCGAACCGCCTGCTGGCCAACTTCGCCGCCACCTACGTCAACTACTTCCGTTCCATCCCGCTGCTGCTGGTGATCACCTGGTTCTACTTCGCGGTGCCCTTCATCCTGCGCTGGATCACCGGCGAGGACACCCCGGTGGGCGCCTTCAGCTCCTGCCTGGTGGCCTTCATCATGTTCGAGGCGGCCTACTTCTGCGAGATCGTGCGCGCCGGCATCCAGGCCATTCCCAAGGGCCAGATGGGCGCGGCCAGCGCCCTGGGCATGACCTACGCCCAGAGCATGCGCCTGATCATCCTGCCCCAGGCGTTCCGCAAGATGACCCCGCTGCTGCTGCAGCAGAGCATCATCCTGTTCCAGGACACCTCGCTGGTCTACACCGTGGGCCTGATGGACTTCCTCAACGCCGCCCGCTCGCGCGGCGACATCATCGGCCAGGCCCATGAGTTCCTGATCTTCGCCGGCCTGGTCTACTTCATCGTCAGCTTCTCCGCCTCGCTGCTGGTCAAGCATCTGCAAAAAAGGTTAGCCGTATGA
- a CDS encoding amino acid ABC transporter permease, giving the protein MNYNWDWGIFFKSTGIGSEIYLDWFFTGLGWTIAIALVGWVIALLLGTLLGVLRTVPNRVLAGIATAYVEVFRNVPLLVQLFLWYFLVPDLLPEPLELWFKQDLSPATSAYLSVVLCLGLFTAARVCEQVRTGIQALPKGQTAAGYAMGLRLPQIYRNVLLPQALRIVIPPLTSEFLNIFKNSSVASLIGLMELLAQTKQTAEFSANLFEAFTLATLIYFTLNMTLMQLMRVVEKKVAVPGLIAVGGK; this is encoded by the coding sequence ATGAATTACAACTGGGACTGGGGCATCTTCTTCAAGTCCACCGGCATCGGCAGCGAGATCTACCTGGACTGGTTCTTCACCGGCCTGGGCTGGACCATCGCCATCGCCCTGGTCGGCTGGGTCATCGCCCTGCTGCTGGGCACGCTGCTGGGCGTGCTGCGCACCGTGCCGAACCGCGTGCTGGCCGGCATCGCCACCGCCTATGTGGAGGTGTTCCGTAACGTGCCGCTGCTGGTACAGCTGTTTCTCTGGTACTTCCTGGTGCCGGACCTGCTGCCCGAGCCGCTGGAGCTGTGGTTCAAGCAGGACCTGTCGCCCGCCACCTCGGCCTACCTGAGCGTGGTCCTGTGCCTGGGCCTGTTCACCGCCGCGCGGGTCTGCGAGCAGGTGCGCACCGGCATCCAGGCGCTGCCCAAGGGCCAGACCGCCGCCGGCTATGCCATGGGCCTGCGCCTGCCGCAGATCTACCGCAACGTGCTGCTGCCCCAGGCGCTGCGCATTGTCATCCCGCCGCTGACCAGTGAGTTTCTCAACATCTTCAAGAACTCCTCGGTGGCCTCGCTGATCGGCCTGATGGAGCTGCTGGCGCAGACCAAGCAGACCGCCGAGTTCAGCGCCAACCTGTTCGAGGCCTTCACCCTGGCCACGCTGATCTACTTCACCCTGAACATGACGCTGATGCAGCTGATGCGGGTGGTGGAGAAGAAGGTCGCGGTCCCCGGGCTGATCGCCGTAGGAGGCAAGTGA
- a CDS encoding GlxA family transcriptional regulator, translated as MRVTVLMADRCSATSVSAALEFLECANVLHRFATGGAGAAPFEVQSVSIDGAPVTCTGGLRLTPHKALAEVGDSDLIIVPGFMFNILAVLPEMGPVCAWLRHHHGRNGYIASMCTGTFVTAQAGLLDGKRATTHWIFAEQFARHFPRVRLQAERTVTDDGLLLCSAGSTTGSDLLLHIIRRFASPQLAAECSKKLLVDSAERSQTPYMSGPFDKSHQDQEVLKVQIWLEKHLAEPIALEQVAERFALTPRSLIRRFKDATGQTPGQYLQNLRIERAKHLLEGGQENFERITQQVGYEDGSSFRRLFKQRVGIAPGAYRQRFNSQQRGGER; from the coding sequence ATGAGGGTGACGGTTCTGATGGCCGATCGCTGCTCGGCCACCAGCGTATCGGCGGCCCTGGAGTTCCTCGAGTGCGCCAACGTGTTGCACCGGTTCGCCACCGGTGGTGCCGGCGCCGCCCCCTTCGAGGTGCAGAGCGTGTCCATCGACGGCGCGCCGGTGACCTGCACCGGTGGCCTGCGCCTGACGCCGCACAAGGCCCTGGCCGAGGTCGGGGACAGCGACCTGATCATAGTGCCGGGCTTTATGTTCAACATCCTCGCGGTACTGCCCGAGATGGGCCCGGTGTGCGCCTGGCTGCGCCATCACCATGGCCGCAACGGCTATATCGCCAGCATGTGCACCGGCACCTTCGTCACCGCCCAGGCCGGCCTGCTGGACGGCAAGCGCGCCACCACCCACTGGATCTTCGCCGAGCAGTTCGCCCGGCACTTCCCGCGGGTGCGGTTGCAGGCCGAGCGCACGGTGACCGACGACGGCCTGCTGCTCTGTTCGGCCGGCTCGACCACCGGCAGCGACCTGCTGCTGCACATCATCCGCCGCTTCGCCTCGCCCCAGCTGGCCGCCGAGTGCTCGAAGAAACTCTTGGTCGACAGCGCCGAGCGCAGCCAGACGCCCTACATGAGCGGCCCGTTCGACAAGAGCCACCAGGACCAGGAGGTGCTGAAGGTGCAGATCTGGCTGGAGAAGCACCTGGCCGAGCCCATCGCCCTGGAGCAGGTCGCCGAGCGCTTCGCCCTGACCCCGCGCAGCCTGATCCGGCGCTTCAAGGACGCCACCGGGCAGACCCCCGGGCAGTACCTGCAGAACCTGCGCATCGAGCGGGCCAAGCACCTGCTGGAGGGCGGGCAGGAGAACTTCGAGCGCATCACCCAGCAGGTGGGCTACGAGGACGGCAGCTCCTTCCGCCGCCTGTTCAAGCAGCGGGTCGGCATTGCGCCGGGCGCCTACCGGCAGCGCTTCAACAGCCAGCAGCGCGGCGGCGAGCGCTAG
- a CDS encoding acyl-CoA thioesterase, whose translation MNFADLLHAACASSPSQVQIPEHWGQGRATFGGLLAACLFEKIRPRVAAERALRSLMVSFVAPVAPGALEVQVRVLREGKAATQVQATAYQDDQPCVVMLASFGGDRASAVSVAAMNAPTTKSPEAATQFPFIPGLTPDFTQHFDYRYAVGTMPFMGGREPHLGGWIRLREPGDQAAGVAELLCLLDAWPPAVFSLLKAPAAGSTLTWSLGFVERPEACSGGDWWQYLADIQHAANGYSHIDATLWDRHGHTALVSRQTVSVFA comes from the coding sequence ATGAATTTTGCCGACCTGCTGCACGCCGCCTGCGCCTCATCCCCCAGCCAGGTGCAGATTCCCGAGCACTGGGGCCAGGGCCGGGCCACCTTCGGCGGCCTGCTGGCCGCCTGCCTGTTCGAGAAGATCCGCCCGCGGGTGGCCGCCGAGCGGGCGCTGCGCTCGCTGATGGTTTCGTTCGTCGCCCCGGTGGCACCCGGCGCCCTGGAGGTGCAGGTCAGGGTGCTGCGCGAAGGCAAGGCGGCGACCCAGGTGCAGGCCACGGCCTATCAAGACGATCAGCCCTGCGTGGTGATGCTGGCCAGCTTCGGCGGTGACCGTGCCTCGGCCGTGAGCGTGGCGGCCATGAACGCACCGACCACCAAGAGCCCAGAAGCCGCAACGCAGTTTCCCTTTATCCCCGGGCTGACGCCGGACTTCACCCAGCACTTCGACTACCGTTATGCGGTCGGCACGATGCCCTTTATGGGCGGCCGGGAGCCCCACCTGGGCGGCTGGATTCGCCTGCGCGAGCCGGGCGACCAGGCGGCCGGGGTGGCCGAACTGCTGTGCCTGCTGGATGCCTGGCCGCCGGCGGTATTCAGCCTGCTCAAGGCCCCGGCCGCCGGCAGCACCCTGACCTGGAGCCTCGGCTTCGTCGAGCGCCCCGAGGCCTGCTCGGGCGGCGACTGGTGGCAGTACCTGGCCGACATCCAGCATGCCGCCAACGGCTACAGCCATATCGATGCCACCCTGTGGGACCGCCACGGCCACACGGCGCTGGTCAGCCGCCAGACCGTCAGCGTCTTCGCCTAA
- a CDS encoding alpha/beta hydrolase family protein produces the protein MKHTAYRLFKKPFFGRFMRPWRWPEGIDQGPWQRLSIASGSGARLAALLAEAHTPEAKGAVLLAHPMGTAAKGFWLKQGHAELLRRAGYHVMLFDLNGFGESSSTTMDYPLDVLAAGQALQTRYPQLPLALLGASMGAAMSLCALAEAGHPFKAAVLESAFPTLLHFWRRYPIPRLGIQLSRLLYPAGERRLRPLHAATRLVGQPPLLLIYGEDDPYTPVRDGRQLHQALAQATHSEFWQVPGAQHTLAYAAQPEAYTQRVSAFLDSHLAAQGHPHNHAIA, from the coding sequence ATGAAACATACAGCCTATCGACTGTTCAAAAAACCCTTCTTCGGCCGTTTCATGCGGCCCTGGCGCTGGCCGGAGGGTATCGACCAGGGCCCCTGGCAGCGCCTGAGCATTGCCAGCGGCTCGGGCGCCCGCCTGGCCGCCCTGCTGGCCGAGGCCCATACGCCCGAGGCCAAGGGCGCGGTGCTACTGGCCCACCCCATGGGCACCGCGGCCAAGGGCTTCTGGCTGAAACAGGGCCACGCCGAGCTGCTGCGCCGGGCCGGTTATCACGTGATGCTGTTCGACCTCAACGGCTTCGGCGAGAGCAGCTCCACCACCATGGACTACCCCCTGGACGTGCTGGCCGCCGGACAGGCCCTGCAGACCCGCTATCCGCAGCTGCCGCTGGCGCTGCTCGGCGCCTCCATGGGCGCGGCCATGAGCCTCTGCGCCCTGGCCGAGGCGGGGCATCCGTTCAAGGCCGCGGTGCTCGAGTCGGCCTTTCCGACCCTGCTGCACTTCTGGCGCCGCTACCCCATCCCCCGGCTCGGCATCCAGTTGTCCAGGCTGCTCTATCCGGCCGGCGAGCGGCGCCTGCGCCCGCTCCATGCCGCCACCCGGCTGGTGGGCCAGCCGCCCCTGCTGCTGATCTACGGCGAGGACGACCCCTACACCCCGGTGCGGGACGGCCGGCAGCTGCACCAGGCCCTGGCCCAGGCCACCCATAGCGAGTTCTGGCAGGTGCCGGGGGCCCAGCACACCCTGGCCTATGCGGCGCAGCCCGAGGCCTACACGCAGCGGGTGAGCGCCTTCCTCGACAGCCATCTGGCCGCTCAGGGCCACCCCCATAACCACGCCATCGCCTAA
- a CDS encoding amino acid ABC transporter ATP-binding protein yields MISIQNVNKWYGDFQVLSDCSTEVKKGEVVVVCGPSGSGKSTLIKCVNALEPFQKGDIVVDATSVADRKTDLPKLRSRVGMVFQHFELFPHLSITENLTIAQVKVLGRSKAEATEKGLALLERVGLGAHAHKHPGQLSGGQQQRVAIARALAMDPVVMLFDEPTSALDPEMVNEVLDVMVQLANEGMTMMCVTHEMGFARKVADRVIFMDAGKIVEDCPKDEFFGDINARSERAQQFLAKILQH; encoded by the coding sequence ATGATCTCTATCCAGAACGTCAACAAGTGGTACGGGGATTTCCAGGTGCTCAGCGACTGCAGCACCGAGGTGAAGAAGGGCGAGGTGGTGGTGGTGTGCGGGCCGTCCGGCTCGGGCAAGTCGACCCTGATCAAGTGCGTCAACGCCCTGGAGCCCTTCCAGAAGGGCGACATCGTGGTCGACGCCACCTCGGTCGCCGACCGCAAGACCGACCTGCCCAAGCTGCGCTCGCGCGTCGGCATGGTGTTCCAGCACTTCGAGCTGTTCCCCCACCTGTCGATCACCGAGAACCTGACCATCGCCCAGGTCAAGGTGCTCGGCCGCAGCAAGGCCGAGGCCACCGAGAAGGGCCTGGCCCTGCTCGAGCGGGTCGGCCTGGGCGCCCATGCGCACAAGCACCCCGGCCAGCTGTCCGGCGGCCAGCAGCAGCGCGTGGCCATCGCCCGCGCCCTGGCCATGGACCCGGTGGTGATGCTGTTCGACGAGCCCACCTCGGCCCTGGACCCGGAGATGGTCAACGAGGTGCTCGACGTCATGGTGCAGCTGGCCAACGAGGGCATGACCATGATGTGCGTGACCCACGAGATGGGCTTCGCCCGCAAGGTCGCCGACCGGGTGATCTTCATGGACGCCGGCAAGATCGTCGAGGACTGCCCCAAGGACGAGTTCTTCGGCGACATCAATGCCCGTTCCGAGCGGGCCCAGCAATTCCTCGCCAAGATCCTCCAGCACTAG
- a CDS encoding two-component response regulator AauR: MAEALSVLIVEDDPHVLLGCQQALALEDIPSEGLGSAEQALARVGADFPGIVVSDIRLPGLDGLQLLSELKRRDPSLPVVLITGHGDIAMAVGAMRDGAYDFIEKPFSPERLVEVCRRALEQRGLAREVGELRRRLAGRQALEQRLIGRSPAMQRLRELIVNVADTGANVLIEGETGTGKELVARCLHDFSRRSRKEFVALNCGGLPENLFESEIFGHEAHAFTGAGKRRIGKIEHADGGSLFLDEIESMPLNLQIKLLRVLQEHSLERLGSNQPIAVDCRVIAATKADLDALGRAGQFRSDLYYRLNVVSLELPPLRERREDIGLLFEHFLQLAALRFDRPAPEPDRHTLAALMAHDWPGNVRELRNVAERFALGLPAFKHSGPTADAGGPSFAEAVEAFERSLLGDALARHAGNLSQASQALGMAKTTLFDKVKKYGL; the protein is encoded by the coding sequence ATGGCTGAAGCCCTCAGCGTCCTGATCGTCGAAGACGACCCCCATGTCCTGCTCGGCTGCCAGCAGGCCCTGGCCCTGGAAGACATCCCCAGCGAGGGCCTGGGCAGCGCCGAGCAGGCCCTGGCGCGGGTCGGCGCGGATTTTCCCGGCATAGTGGTCAGCGACATCCGCCTGCCGGGCCTGGACGGCCTGCAACTGCTGAGCGAGCTCAAGCGCCGCGATCCGAGCCTGCCGGTGGTGCTGATCACCGGCCACGGCGACATCGCCATGGCGGTCGGCGCGATGCGCGACGGCGCCTACGACTTCATCGAGAAGCCCTTCTCCCCCGAGCGTCTGGTCGAGGTCTGCCGCCGCGCCCTCGAGCAGCGCGGCCTGGCCCGCGAGGTTGGCGAGCTGCGTCGCCGGCTGGCCGGGCGCCAGGCCCTGGAGCAGCGCCTGATCGGCCGCTCGCCGGCCATGCAGCGCCTGCGCGAGCTGATCGTCAACGTCGCCGATACCGGCGCCAACGTGCTGATCGAGGGCGAGACCGGCACCGGCAAGGAGCTGGTGGCGCGCTGCCTGCACGACTTCAGCCGGCGCTCGCGCAAAGAGTTCGTCGCCCTCAACTGCGGCGGCCTGCCGGAGAACCTGTTCGAGAGCGAGATCTTCGGCCACGAGGCCCACGCCTTCACCGGCGCCGGCAAGCGGCGCATCGGCAAGATCGAGCACGCCGACGGCGGCAGCCTGTTCCTCGACGAGATCGAGAGCATGCCGCTGAACCTGCAGATCAAGCTGCTGCGGGTGCTGCAGGAGCACAGCCTGGAGCGCCTGGGCTCGAACCAGCCGATCGCCGTGGACTGCCGGGTGATCGCCGCGACCAAGGCCGACCTCGACGCCCTCGGCCGTGCCGGGCAGTTCCGCAGCGACCTCTACTACCGGCTCAACGTGGTCAGCCTGGAGCTGCCGCCGCTGCGCGAGCGGCGCGAGGACATCGGCCTGCTGTTCGAGCACTTCCTGCAGCTGGCCGCGCTGCGCTTCGACCGCCCGGCGCCGGAACCGGACCGCCACACCCTGGCCGCGCTGATGGCTCACGACTGGCCGGGCAACGTGCGCGAGCTGCGCAACGTCGCCGAGCGCTTCGCCCTCGGCCTGCCGGCCTTCAAGCACAGCGGCCCGACCGCGGACGCCGGCGGGCCGAGCTTCGCCGAGGCGGTGGAGGCCTTCGAGCGCAGCCTGCTGGGCGACGCCCTGGCGCGCCACGCCGGCAACCTCAGCCAGGCCAGCCAGGCCCTGGGCATGGCCAAGACCACCCTGTTCGACAAGGTGAAGAAGTACGGCCTATAG
- a CDS encoding VOC family protein: protein MNQHGKLNYVELPAKDLAATKAFFEAAFGWVFTDYGPEYTAFADQGLDGGFFKSELCAVQDEGSALLVFYSGALEETQAKVERAGGRISKAIFAFPGGRRFHFIEPSGNEFAVWSDIGA, encoded by the coding sequence ATGAACCAGCACGGAAAACTCAACTACGTCGAACTCCCGGCCAAGGACCTGGCCGCGACCAAGGCCTTCTTCGAGGCCGCGTTCGGCTGGGTCTTCACCGATTACGGCCCCGAGTACACGGCGTTTGCCGATCAGGGGCTGGATGGCGGTTTCTTCAAGTCCGAGCTGTGCGCGGTGCAGGACGAGGGCAGCGCCCTGCTGGTGTTCTACAGCGGCGCCCTGGAGGAAACCCAGGCCAAGGTCGAGCGGGCCGGCGGGCGGATCAGCAAGGCCATCTTCGCCTTCCCCGGCGGTCGGCGCTTTCACTTCATCGAACCCAGCGGCAATGAGTTCGCGGTGTGGAGCGATATCGGCGCCTGA
- a CDS encoding glutamate/aspartate ABC transporter substrate-binding protein, giving the protein MIKSTLSRAVAIALTAGLLSAPALAEELTGTLKKIKESGTIVLGHRDASIPFSYFGDSPQQPVGFSHDLQLKVVEAIKQKLELPDLKVRYNLVTSQTRIPLVQNGTVDLECGSTTNNVERQQQVDFSVGIFEVGTRLLTKKSSGIADFADLAGKNVVTTAGTTSERLLKSMNAEKQMGMNIISAKDHGESFLMLESGRAVAFMMDDALLYGEMAKAKQPADWAVVGTPQSFEIYGCMVRKGDPAFKALVDGAITATYQSGEVSAIYDKWFMQPIPPKGLNLNFPMSAELKKLIANPTDKSAEQL; this is encoded by the coding sequence ATGATCAAGAGCACGCTTTCCCGCGCAGTCGCCATCGCCCTGACCGCCGGCCTGCTCAGCGCCCCGGCGCTGGCCGAGGAACTGACCGGCACCCTGAAGAAGATCAAGGAGTCCGGCACCATCGTCCTGGGCCACCGCGACGCCTCCATCCCCTTCTCCTACTTCGGCGACAGCCCGCAGCAGCCGGTGGGCTTCTCCCATGACCTGCAGCTGAAGGTGGTCGAGGCGATCAAGCAGAAGCTGGAGCTGCCGGACCTCAAGGTGCGCTACAACCTGGTGACCTCGCAGACCCGCATCCCGCTGGTGCAGAACGGCACCGTCGACCTGGAGTGCGGCTCCACCACCAACAATGTCGAACGCCAGCAGCAGGTGGACTTCTCCGTGGGCATCTTCGAGGTGGGCACCCGCCTGCTGACCAAGAAGAGCTCGGGCATCGCCGACTTCGCCGACCTGGCCGGCAAGAACGTGGTGACCACCGCCGGCACCACCTCCGAGCGCCTGCTCAAGAGCATGAACGCCGAGAAACAGATGGGCATGAACATCATCTCGGCCAAGGACCATGGCGAGTCCTTCCTGATGCTCGAGTCCGGCCGCGCGGTGGCCTTCATGATGGACGACGCCCTGCTCTACGGCGAGATGGCCAAGGCCAAGCAGCCGGCCGACTGGGCCGTGGTCGGCACCCCGCAGTCGTTCGAGATCTACGGCTGCATGGTGCGCAAGGGCGACCCGGCGTTCAAGGCGCTGGTCGACGGCGCCATCACCGCCACCTACCAGTCCGGCGAAGTCAGCGCCATCTACGACAAGTGGTTCATGCAGCCCATCCCGCCGAAGGGCCTGAACCTCAACTTCCCCATGAGCGCGGAGCTGAAGAAGCTCATCGCCAACCCCACCGACAAGTCTGCCGAGCAGCTGTGA